One Actinomycetota bacterium DNA window includes the following coding sequences:
- the rsfS gene encoding ribosome silencing factor, with translation MKLETVEIALAAASAASDKKAEDIVVLRVSEQIVITDYFVICTGNTDRQVKTIANEIEDQLRNNCGIKPIGREGETEGSWILLDFADVVVHVFQPNEREFYRLEKLWSDAERVELPAAINSGA, from the coding sequence ATTAAACTGGAGACTGTAGAGATTGCGTTGGCTGCTGCTAGCGCAGCGAGCGACAAGAAGGCCGAAGATATCGTTGTTTTGCGTGTGTCTGAGCAGATCGTGATCACCGACTACTTCGTGATCTGCACGGGCAACACTGACCGCCAGGTCAAAACAATCGCCAATGAGATCGAGGATCAGCTTCGGAATAACTGTGGGATCAAGCCGATCGGCCGTGAGGGCGAAACCGAGGGATCCTGGATCCTGCTGGACTTTGCTGATGTGGTCGTCCACGTATTTCAGCCAAACGAGCGCGAGTTTTACAGGCTCGAGAAGCTTTGGAGCGACGCCGAGAGAGTCGAGCTGCCCGCAGCAATAAATTCCGGCGCGTAA
- a CDS encoding LCP family protein, which yields MALRLSSVRERAESFISRLREEVSGVGYILGFLLGGFTALVVVLLVLSLGINSVARWNALRVASPNGAAQVQNDEARDNLLIVSVGENNEAQGFMAVRFDPKTDSIFGVAIPESAFLEIPGRGFEQASASWEVGESVSLDMVSNFIGVPFLSYITVSPDTYTKILTDQSFASVPEGTLDTNLTQDAVTRFTELFDTTLSEDVAVVPLPVKPISLGEQTFFEPRRDEIADLLKTWWGVEIEDQQAATRVIVYNGSGVPGIAGIAAQQLIRGGVRVVDTKNADRFDYAATSIIVQNGPVTNGHQVAEVLGAGEVIEQPADQRVADVVVIIGKDYRPPSLPSE from the coding sequence ATGGCTCTACGTCTAAGCAGTGTGCGTGAGCGCGCGGAGTCTTTCATCTCCAGACTTCGAGAAGAAGTCTCAGGCGTCGGTTACATTCTCGGGTTTTTGTTGGGCGGATTTACTGCGCTGGTTGTCGTGTTATTGGTCCTGTCATTGGGTATCAACAGCGTCGCCAGGTGGAATGCCCTACGCGTCGCCTCACCGAACGGCGCCGCTCAGGTTCAAAACGATGAAGCTCGTGACAATCTGCTCATAGTGTCCGTCGGCGAAAACAATGAGGCGCAAGGATTCATGGCGGTGCGCTTCGACCCGAAGACAGATTCGATCTTTGGCGTCGCGATACCCGAGTCCGCATTTCTCGAGATCCCCGGAAGGGGGTTCGAGCAAGCATCGGCATCTTGGGAGGTGGGTGAGAGTGTTTCACTCGACATGGTTTCCAACTTTATCGGCGTTCCATTCCTCTCATATATCACGGTCTCTCCGGACACGTACACCAAAATATTGACCGATCAGTCGTTCGCGTCGGTTCCAGAGGGTACGCTCGACACAAACCTCACCCAGGATGCTGTCACCCGATTCACCGAGCTTTTCGATACGACCTTGTCTGAGGATGTCGCTGTGGTGCCCTTGCCGGTAAAGCCGATATCCCTCGGCGAGCAGACTTTCTTTGAGCCCAGGCGCGATGAAATCGCCGACTTGCTCAAAACGTGGTGGGGAGTGGAGATCGAGGACCAACAGGCAGCCACGAGGGTCATAGTCTACAATGGCTCCGGGGTGCCGGGTATTGCGGGCATCGCCGCTCAGCAATTGATCCGCGGCGGAGTGCGCGTCGTTGACACGAAAAACGCCGACAGGTTTGACTATGCGGCTACAAGCATAATCGTGCAGAATGGACCGGTTACCAATGGCCATCAAGTTGCAGAGGTGTTGGGAGCCGGAGAGGTCATAGAGCAGCCGGCTGATCAGCGGGTTGCGGATGTAGTAGTGATCATCGGGAAAGATTACAGGCCACCGAGCCTGCCAAGCGAGTAA
- the yqeK gene encoding bis(5'-nucleosyl)-tetraphosphatase (symmetrical) YqeK, which yields MSELNFDIARSAIAERVSASSLEHCEATAATAELLAKVYGVDSHGAYLAGLLHDWAREDASAYLIRRAQEIGVPVGPVEMAVPYLLHADVGAYELGARFAGISPTVLEAIRRHTLGAVSMSELDMVIYIADMIEPGRRYEGATHLRSLVGDVTLFELYASSYQMSFCQLIRERKHLHPTTVDAWNAIVDAMPEQWIQVS from the coding sequence GTGTCTGAACTCAACTTCGATATCGCAAGATCGGCGATCGCCGAGAGAGTGAGTGCGAGCTCGCTTGAGCATTGCGAGGCAACTGCGGCCACTGCCGAATTGCTTGCAAAGGTCTATGGCGTGGATTCGCACGGCGCTTATCTCGCTGGACTTCTACACGATTGGGCCCGAGAAGATGCTTCGGCGTACTTGATCAGGCGAGCCCAAGAGATAGGAGTTCCTGTCGGTCCCGTGGAGATGGCAGTGCCGTATCTGCTTCACGCCGATGTCGGCGCTTACGAGCTTGGCGCGCGCTTTGCGGGAATCTCACCGACAGTGCTTGAAGCGATTCGCCGACACACTCTTGGTGCGGTGAGCATGAGCGAGCTTGATATGGTTATCTACATTGCCGACATGATCGAACCTGGGAGACGCTACGAGGGCGCCACGCATCTTCGCTCACTCGTCGGCGACGTCACTCTTTTTGAGCTGTACGCAAGCTCCTATCAAATGTCGTTTTGTCAGTTGATTCGTGAGCGCAAGCATCTTCACCCCACAACGGTCGATGCATGGAACGCCATCGTCGATGCCATGCCCGAGCAGTGGATTCAGGTGTCATGA
- the nadD gene encoding nicotinate-nucleotide adenylyltransferase, whose translation MRKPMRLGIMGGTFDPIHFGHLVTAEEALVQFNLDKVIFMPAGQPSHKPDVVVTRPEHRYLMSVIATSANPDFDVSRDEIDRGGPTYTIDTMLALRETYGPKAELYFITGADAVWEIATWKDANRFEGLCTFISATRPGYDLQSALEEHGTTLSHLSIEFIEVPSLAISSTDIRKRVQQRHPIRYLTPEPVVSYIHKYNLYRGNSHGV comes from the coding sequence GTGAGGAAACCCATGCGGCTCGGGATAATGGGAGGGACATTCGATCCCATACACTTTGGCCATCTGGTAACCGCTGAAGAAGCGCTGGTTCAGTTCAACCTGGACAAGGTGATATTCATGCCCGCCGGTCAGCCTTCACACAAGCCAGATGTGGTTGTTACCCGCCCCGAGCATCGTTACCTCATGAGCGTCATAGCGACCTCGGCAAATCCGGATTTCGATGTCTCGCGTGATGAAATTGACAGAGGGGGCCCTACCTATACGATCGACACGATGCTCGCCCTCAGGGAGACCTATGGCCCCAAGGCCGAGCTGTACTTTATCACCGGCGCTGACGCAGTGTGGGAGATCGCAACCTGGAAGGATGCGAACCGGTTCGAGGGGCTTTGCACATTTATCTCGGCGACTCGTCCCGGCTACGATCTGCAGAGCGCCTTAGAAGAGCACGGCACGACCCTTTCCCATCTCTCGATAGAGTTTATCGAGGTCCCATCACTGGCTATAAGCTCGACTGACATACGAAAACGTGTTCAGCAGCGTCATCCGATTCGCTATTTGACCCCGGAACCGGTCGTATCCTACATCCACAAGTACAATCTGTATCGAGGGAACTCACACGGTGTCTGA
- a CDS encoding glutamate-5-semialdehyde dehydrogenase, with product MSEVKSIAIKAKAAARRLATTSSEQRNRTLLAMAHALTHNQEEILAANASDVEAARGKGVAAALIDRLELNPARLKSTSESLRALSLLPDPLGEIIEGSTLQNGIRLMKVRVPLGVVAMIYEARPNVTVDAAGLCIKTGNAVILRGGSLAASSNAILARILSTAAIAGGMPEGCISAVDSASREAAEELMGLHEHIDVLIPRGGAGLIRNVVENSKVPVIETGVGNCHIYIHASADQRMAQRIVVNAKTQRPGVCNAAESLLIDESCYQEILPPILKELEELGVMIVADEPTRALGAVMRIEAATEGDWYTEYLDLKISVKVVAGLDEAINHINKYGSAHSEAIVTSDYQAAQRFLAEVDAAAVYVNASTRFTDGGEFGLGAEIGISTQKLHARGPMGLAALTSTKYVAYGDGQIRE from the coding sequence ATGTCTGAGGTCAAGTCGATTGCGATCAAGGCAAAAGCCGCTGCTCGGCGGTTGGCTACTACGTCGTCGGAGCAGCGTAACAGGACTCTTTTGGCGATGGCGCATGCGCTGACACACAATCAGGAGGAGATTCTTGCCGCCAACGCCAGTGATGTTGAGGCTGCGCGAGGCAAAGGAGTTGCCGCGGCCCTCATCGATCGGCTGGAGCTGAACCCCGCAAGGCTGAAGTCGACATCCGAGTCCCTGCGAGCACTATCGCTGCTACCCGACCCGCTCGGCGAGATCATCGAGGGAAGCACGCTGCAAAACGGAATACGCTTGATGAAGGTTCGTGTACCGCTAGGCGTTGTCGCGATGATCTATGAAGCGAGGCCCAATGTCACTGTCGATGCAGCCGGACTTTGCATCAAAACGGGCAACGCAGTGATATTGCGCGGCGGCTCGCTTGCCGCCAGCTCCAACGCGATTCTCGCGCGAATCCTTTCCACCGCCGCCATCGCAGGCGGTATGCCCGAGGGCTGCATCTCCGCTGTCGATTCGGCTTCGCGGGAGGCCGCCGAGGAACTCATGGGCCTGCACGAGCATATCGACGTGTTGATACCTCGCGGCGGCGCCGGCCTTATACGGAATGTTGTCGAAAACTCCAAAGTCCCTGTAATTGAGACCGGGGTCGGAAACTGCCACATTTACATTCACGCGTCCGCCGATCAGAGGATGGCGCAAAGAATCGTTGTCAATGCCAAGACCCAAAGGCCCGGCGTGTGCAACGCGGCGGAGTCTTTGCTGATAGACGAGTCTTGCTACCAGGAAATACTTCCGCCGATACTAAAGGAGCTCGAAGAGCTAGGGGTCATGATAGTCGCCGATGAGCCCACAAGGGCTCTTGGAGCGGTTATGCGGATTGAGGCAGCGACCGAGGGGGACTGGTATACCGAGTACCTCGATCTCAAGATATCGGTCAAGGTAGTCGCCGGTCTTGACGAGGCGATCAACCACATCAACAAGTACGGATCCGCACACTCGGAGGCGATCGTCACCTCAGATTATCAGGCGGCCCAGCGGTTCCTTGCCGAGGTGGATGCTGCTGCGGTATACGTCAACGCATCCACCCGGTTTACAGACGGCGGAGAGTTCGGACTTGGCGCCGAGATAGGCATCTCGACCCAAAAACTTCATGCTCGCGGCCCGATGGGCCTGGCTGCGTTGACCTCGACAAAGTATGTTGCGTACGGAGATGGGCAGATCCGGGAGTGA